Proteins from a genomic interval of Candidatus Neomarinimicrobiota bacterium:
- a CDS encoding hydantoinase/oxoprolinase family protein, whose amino-acid sequence MIIGIDTGGTFTDFFWFDPETGGTLQVLKEPSTPDEPSQAVLSGLERIGSNFPSIVHGSTVATNAVLERNGADVVLLTTKGFEDVTEIGRQTRSDIYDFNVDRPEPLVSREKRIGIPERVDKEGNVLTPLEIPAETIAHLKELNPEAVAVCYLFGYLNPIHEEQTREKLREAGIRTCWSLSSAVSPEYREYERFSTTVMNAYVTPVMDRYLGALDDELETEHFRVMQSNGGSMEAEKARQEAVQTLLSGPAGGVVAAKTIADQCRIDHVISFDMGGTSTDVSFLPGEILMTRESEIDGLPVQLPMIQINTVGAGGGSIAYRDNAGVLQVGPKSAGADPGPVCYDRGGTDLTVTDANFLCGRLPGEAVFGDAIKLNGAKTEQVAKALSDKFGLATGELAESIISLANARMERAIRVVSVEQGYDPGDATLMPFGGAGPLHGCAIAESLGISKILIPIHAGVFSAFGLLWADVVRDRTRTILRHNRDIDWEAISADLETMQKKVISEIREQGIGKDNITAEWTLDMRYRGQSYELAIPWQDNMIEAFHRRHEERYTFQHDDRPVEVVNLRVRGIGSVDKPKLPRHSLEKREVETAEFSTQEGMINGNNATLPIIPRDDLWPGASGDGPCVIPEQTSTTYVAPEWSFTVDEYGHLHLEKQ is encoded by the coding sequence GTGATCATTGGTATCGATACCGGCGGAACCTTTACTGATTTTTTCTGGTTCGATCCGGAGACCGGCGGAACACTGCAGGTACTGAAGGAACCGTCAACGCCGGATGAACCTTCGCAGGCAGTTCTCAGCGGGTTAGAGCGCATCGGCTCCAATTTTCCATCAATAGTCCACGGTAGTACAGTGGCAACAAACGCCGTCCTCGAGCGCAATGGCGCGGATGTGGTTTTGCTCACCACCAAAGGGTTTGAAGATGTTACTGAGATCGGGAGGCAAACCCGCAGCGATATATACGATTTCAATGTTGATCGGCCGGAACCGCTCGTGTCCAGGGAGAAAAGAATCGGCATCCCGGAGCGGGTCGACAAAGAAGGGAATGTGCTTACTCCTTTGGAAATCCCGGCGGAGACAATTGCACATCTTAAGGAGCTGAATCCGGAGGCCGTGGCCGTATGCTATCTGTTCGGGTATCTAAATCCGATCCACGAAGAACAGACCCGGGAAAAACTTCGCGAGGCCGGAATTCGGACCTGCTGGTCGCTGTCCTCCGCAGTCAGTCCGGAATACCGGGAATACGAGCGCTTCAGCACCACGGTGATGAATGCGTATGTAACCCCGGTGATGGATAGATACCTCGGAGCGCTGGATGATGAGCTGGAAACTGAACATTTTCGGGTTATGCAGTCAAACGGTGGGAGCATGGAAGCGGAGAAGGCGCGGCAGGAGGCCGTCCAGACGCTGCTTTCGGGGCCGGCAGGGGGTGTGGTTGCGGCCAAGACAATCGCAGACCAGTGCCGTATCGACCACGTTATCTCCTTCGATATGGGCGGGACGTCCACTGACGTATCGTTCCTGCCAGGCGAAATTCTGATGACCAGGGAATCAGAGATCGATGGACTCCCGGTGCAGCTACCGATGATTCAGATTAACACAGTAGGCGCAGGTGGCGGGTCGATTGCGTATCGTGATAATGCCGGTGTGTTACAGGTCGGTCCGAAAAGCGCCGGCGCTGATCCCGGTCCGGTTTGTTACGATCGTGGCGGGACTGACCTCACCGTGACGGATGCCAATTTTCTGTGCGGCAGGCTGCCGGGTGAAGCCGTCTTCGGGGATGCGATCAAATTAAACGGGGCAAAGACAGAACAAGTCGCCAAAGCGCTGTCCGATAAATTTGGCCTGGCTACCGGTGAGCTCGCGGAGTCAATAATATCTCTGGCAAATGCAAGGATGGAACGCGCTATCCGTGTCGTATCAGTAGAACAAGGATATGATCCCGGAGATGCGACGCTGATGCCGTTCGGAGGAGCCGGGCCACTGCACGGGTGTGCCATAGCGGAGTCGTTAGGAATTTCAAAGATATTGATACCAATTCATGCAGGGGTATTCAGCGCTTTCGGTCTGCTGTGGGCAGATGTTGTCCGGGACCGTACGAGAACGATACTCCGCCACAACAGGGATATCGACTGGGAAGCGATTTCAGCTGACCTTGAAACAATGCAAAAAAAAGTTATCTCGGAAATTCGGGAGCAGGGAATCGGTAAAGACAATATAACTGCGGAATGGACTCTGGATATGCGGTACAGAGGGCAGTCGTACGAACTCGCCATCCCGTGGCAGGATAATATGATTGAGGCGTTTCACAGACGGCATGAGGAACGGTATACGTTCCAACACGATGACCGTCCAGTGGAAGTGGTGAATCTCCGGGTTCGGGGAATTGGATCGGTGGACAAGCCGAAGCTGCCAAGGCATTCATTGGAGAAACGAGAAGTTGAGACAGCAGAATTTTCAACCCAGGAGGGAATGATAAACGGCAATAACGCAACGTTACCAATTATTCCCAGGGATGATCTGTGGCCAGGAGCCTCCGGGGATGGACCTTGCGTGATTCCGGAACAGACGTCCACCACGTATGTTGCACCGGAATGGAGTTTTACAGTAGATGAGTACGGGCATCTGCACCTGGAGAAACAATGA
- a CDS encoding M48 family metallopeptidase: MTKEFVKTEAGNPPEDREIPGQSTNDYQRRKQYNRTKIWLGLANLALTLVFLLLLVLSPLSRVFAGWAMNIWSNPYGSLLLFALFVGVAEMIVGFPLSFYTGYSLEHKYNLSEQSLGSYFWEKAKGMMVGTVIGVPVLLLFYYFLRAFGNGWWLPTAILMFVLTILLSRIAPKAIMPLFYDFDPIDREELKQRIAEMAEGVGLSVEGIFQFNLSKETKKANAAFTGIGKAKRVILGDTLLENFSNDEIMSVVAHELGHFKEKHIWKLSAVGTVFTFAGLYLVSRLYAYIVSVSSFDSITSLAALPLITLFLILFNFVIGPVQNALSRHYERQADDYSIKLFGRPKITIQSLEKLAEQNLADPDPHPAIEFLFYSHPSIPNRVQRIREQHLS; the protein is encoded by the coding sequence ATGACCAAGGAATTTGTAAAAACCGAAGCTGGTAACCCGCCGGAAGACCGGGAAATACCCGGACAATCTACAAACGATTACCAGAGGCGAAAGCAATACAATCGCACCAAGATTTGGTTGGGTCTGGCAAACTTGGCTCTGACGTTGGTGTTTCTGCTTTTACTGGTGTTATCGCCCCTTTCCCGCGTGTTTGCCGGATGGGCGATGAATATTTGGTCAAATCCGTACGGTTCCCTGCTACTGTTTGCTCTTTTTGTCGGTGTCGCAGAAATGATTGTCGGATTTCCGCTTTCATTCTATACCGGGTATAGCCTGGAGCATAAATACAATCTCTCAGAGCAGTCACTGGGAAGTTACTTCTGGGAGAAAGCCAAAGGCATGATGGTCGGCACAGTGATTGGTGTACCGGTGTTACTGTTGTTCTATTACTTCCTCCGTGCTTTCGGCAATGGCTGGTGGCTTCCGACGGCCATTCTCATGTTCGTGCTGACAATTCTGCTGTCCCGCATAGCGCCCAAGGCTATCATGCCGCTGTTTTATGACTTTGACCCGATTGACCGGGAAGAACTTAAACAGCGTATTGCAGAGATGGCTGAGGGTGTTGGGCTATCTGTCGAAGGTATTTTTCAGTTCAACCTGAGCAAGGAGACAAAGAAGGCCAACGCCGCCTTCACCGGTATTGGGAAGGCAAAGCGGGTGATTCTGGGCGATACGCTGCTGGAGAATTTTTCCAACGATGAAATTATGTCTGTCGTGGCGCACGAGTTAGGGCATTTCAAAGAAAAACACATCTGGAAACTCTCTGCCGTCGGGACGGTGTTTACTTTTGCGGGGCTGTACCTGGTAAGCCGTTTATACGCGTATATCGTGTCCGTCAGTAGTTTTGACTCCATAACAAGCCTGGCCGCTTTGCCGCTGATTACGCTGTTCCTCATATTGTTCAATTTCGTGATAGGTCCCGTGCAGAATGCCTTGTCCCGCCATTATGAGCGACAGGCGGATGACTATTCCATTAAACTTTTCGGGAGGCCGAAGATTACCATCCAGTCTCTGGAGAAACTCGCTGAGCAGAACCTGGCTGATCCCGATCCGCATCCTGCCATTGAGTTTCTATTCTATTCTCATCCCTCAATACCGAACCGAGTGCAGCGCATTCGCGAACAGCATTTGAGTTAA
- the tgt gene encoding tRNA guanosine(34) transglycosylase Tgt: MIPFTLEQTDTETNARAGTFTTDHGEVKTPVFMPVGTKGTVKAVSPEEVEASGSRIILGNTYHLYLKPGLEILENAGGLHRFMNWEHSLLTDSGGFQVFSLADLNEITDDGVTFQSHIDGSRHHFDPAHSMRIQRVLGSDIMMAFDECPPYPSDKDYAEVAMERTHRWAEECLEYVESNPPLYGHHQYLFGIVQGSTYEGLRKISVEALTSLGFDGYAIGGVAVGEPKEEVRRITRMTAPMLPENQPRYLMGVGKPEDILESIAAGVDMFDCVIPTRNARNGQVYTPDGRMTIRNATFSDDHRPIDGECDCYTCQHFSRAYIRHLLNVNEIFGHRLATLHNLHFFLSLTQKARDAILQGNFGPWKEAFLKRYREEEDMV, translated from the coding sequence ATGATCCCCTTCACCCTTGAACAGACAGATACCGAAACCAACGCCCGCGCCGGGACCTTTACCACCGACCATGGGGAAGTAAAAACACCAGTGTTCATGCCGGTGGGAACCAAAGGAACGGTGAAAGCCGTTTCGCCTGAAGAAGTAGAGGCGAGCGGTTCCCGCATTATTCTCGGGAATACGTATCATCTTTATCTGAAGCCAGGGTTGGAGATTCTGGAAAACGCCGGAGGATTGCACCGGTTTATGAATTGGGAGCACTCGCTACTCACCGACAGCGGCGGATTTCAGGTGTTTAGTCTCGCCGATCTAAACGAGATAACCGACGACGGCGTGACCTTTCAGTCACATATTGATGGCTCCCGGCATCACTTCGATCCGGCGCATTCTATGCGCATCCAGCGGGTGCTTGGTAGTGACATCATGATGGCATTCGATGAATGTCCACCGTATCCATCTGATAAGGATTACGCGGAGGTCGCAATGGAGCGAACCCATCGCTGGGCGGAGGAGTGCTTGGAATATGTGGAAAGTAACCCACCGCTGTACGGTCATCATCAGTATCTGTTTGGTATCGTACAGGGAAGTACGTATGAAGGTTTGCGCAAGATCAGCGTAGAAGCTTTGACATCGCTGGGATTCGACGGATACGCCATCGGAGGCGTCGCCGTGGGCGAGCCGAAGGAAGAAGTCCGCCGGATTACCCGGATGACGGCACCGATGCTCCCTGAGAACCAGCCCCGGTATCTCATGGGTGTAGGAAAACCGGAAGATATCCTGGAAAGTATCGCCGCCGGGGTGGATATGTTCGACTGTGTGATCCCGACCCGGAATGCCCGGAACGGCCAGGTCTATACCCCGGACGGCCGGATGACTATCCGGAATGCGACCTTTTCGGATGACCATCGTCCCATTGATGGTGAATGCGACTGCTACACGTGCCAACACTTTTCCCGCGCATATATTCGCCACCTGCTGAATGTAAATGAGATCTTTGGGCACCGTCTGGCAACGTTACACAACCTGCACTTTTTTCTCTCCCTCACCCAGAAGGCGAGAGATGCCATCCTGCAAGGTAATTTCGGTCCCTGGAAAGAGGCGTTTTTGAAGCGGTATCGGGAAGAGGAGGATATGGTTTAG
- a CDS encoding insulinase family protein, with translation MKSHIKITTLILLMLGLAGLQFCTPEARNQQQTNQKMTETEPDTIDRTARPEPGPAPEIRLPEPEKASLDNGLDIVLVTQSEVPMVIMDLVIHNGSAADPVDAPGLADFTAAMLDEGTENRTALDISEGIDFYGARLSTGSNWDYSHVKLTTLTKHLDSTMMVFTDVIRNSTFPKEDFERVREERLNSLLQKKDQPSTIATEAFYKVIYTKGHPYGTPDEGTEESLNEFTPEDLRQFRDDYYRPNNATLFVAGDITMEELLPRVRAAFGDWKPGDTDFPTVPEIPSAEYSNIYLVDKEGAPQSQIRIGHPGLHRDNPDYAAVQVMNEILGGSFGSRINMNLREDKGFTYGARSAFVYRRGVGPFLAYAGVKTSTTDSSVKEFLKEIRTIVEEPVSDEELDRAKSSMTLSLARETETLNQILDLQIDQVVYDLPEDHLSAYVSKVRNMTKTEVQQAAREYLHPNKLAIVVVGDKDSVRSGLEKLDYGEVLELDLSGELVE, from the coding sequence ATGAAATCGCATATCAAAATCACTACTCTCATCCTGCTTATGTTGGGATTGGCCGGCCTACAGTTCTGTACACCGGAAGCCCGAAATCAGCAGCAGACGAACCAGAAAATGACCGAAACCGAACCGGATACCATCGATCGGACTGCAAGGCCGGAACCGGGCCCGGCTCCGGAAATCAGGTTACCGGAACCGGAAAAGGCCTCTCTGGACAATGGACTGGATATCGTGCTGGTCACCCAGTCCGAAGTTCCGATGGTGATTATGGATCTGGTGATTCACAATGGGTCTGCCGCAGATCCGGTGGACGCTCCCGGACTGGCAGATTTCACCGCTGCCATGCTGGACGAGGGAACTGAGAACCGCACTGCGCTCGATATCTCTGAAGGTATCGACTTTTATGGCGCCAGGCTGAGCACTGGTTCCAACTGGGATTACAGCCATGTGAAACTCACCACCCTGACAAAGCATCTGGATTCAACCATGATGGTGTTTACGGATGTTATTCGAAACAGCACCTTTCCCAAAGAAGATTTTGAGCGCGTACGGGAAGAGCGGTTGAACTCGCTGCTGCAGAAGAAAGATCAGCCGAGCACTATCGCCACGGAAGCATTTTATAAAGTAATCTACACGAAAGGCCATCCGTACGGTACGCCGGACGAGGGCACGGAAGAGTCATTAAACGAATTCACTCCGGAAGATTTGCGTCAGTTCCGGGATGATTACTATCGGCCGAATAACGCCACACTGTTCGTGGCTGGCGATATCACCATGGAGGAACTCCTGCCCAGGGTACGCGCCGCCTTCGGCGATTGGAAACCGGGTGATACGGACTTTCCAACGGTTCCGGAAATTCCGTCGGCAGAATACAGCAATATTTACCTGGTCGATAAAGAAGGCGCACCCCAGTCACAAATTCGTATCGGTCACCCCGGACTGCATCGGGACAATCCGGACTATGCCGCGGTACAGGTGATGAACGAGATTCTCGGGGGCTCTTTCGGCAGTCGGATTAATATGAATCTCCGGGAAGACAAAGGATTCACCTACGGCGCCCGGTCGGCATTTGTGTATCGGCGGGGTGTGGGACCCTTTCTGGCATATGCCGGGGTGAAAACTTCCACTACAGACAGTTCGGTGAAGGAATTTCTAAAAGAAATTCGCACGATTGTGGAGGAACCGGTAAGCGATGAGGAACTCGACAGAGCCAAATCCTCAATGACGCTGAGTTTGGCCAGAGAGACCGAAACCCTGAATCAGATTCTGGATCTCCAGATCGACCAGGTAGTCTACGACTTACCGGAGGATCATCTGAGTGCGTACGTTTCGAAGGTACGGAATATGACCAAAACAGAGGTACAGCAGGCAGCGCGGGAATACCTGCATCCCAACAAGTTGGCTATCGTGGTGGTCGGGGATAAGGATTCCGTCCGATCCGGTCTCGAGAAACTGGACTATGGTGAGGTTCTTGAACTGGACCTCTCTGGAGAGCTGGTGGAGTAG
- a CDS encoding insulinase family protein — protein sequence MLKKTTLGVLSLIFILSGVAFAQLDIEYEKYQLDNGLTVILYEDHSAPLVTVNIWYYVGSKNEKPGKTGFAHLFEHMMFQGSKNVGDDMHFQYIEEAGGTLNGSTSTDRTNYWEDLPNNYLELALWLESDRMGWLLPAMTQSKLDNQRNVVKNERRQNYENRPYGLAHEAIFKNLYPEGHPYHWMTIGSMEDLSNASLEDVKEFFRSYYHPANASLVVAGDFEPAEAKSLVKKYFGPIDAGPEVEPLNPGEADLSGEKRIVQEDQVQLPRLYMAFQTPAFFEPGDAAMDVLSSALTGGKNSRLYKTLVFEKRIAKDVNAAQWSRLLESQYMITATATPGHSLGELEDAIWAEIEKIQQEAITDREVEKAVNSYEASFIYQLQRVGGFGGVADRLQVFNFHQNEPGFFNKNLERYKEVTPEDVKAVANKFLKPDARVVLSVVPEGKLDLQASAE from the coding sequence ATGCTGAAAAAAACCACTCTCGGAGTGCTGTCACTGATATTTATTCTCTCCGGCGTCGCTTTTGCCCAGCTGGATATCGAGTATGAAAAATACCAACTGGATAATGGGCTGACTGTTATTTTATACGAGGATCATTCGGCGCCCCTTGTAACCGTGAATATCTGGTACTATGTCGGCTCCAAGAACGAAAAACCCGGCAAAACCGGATTCGCCCATCTGTTCGAGCATATGATGTTCCAGGGGTCAAAAAATGTCGGTGACGATATGCATTTTCAGTACATCGAGGAAGCCGGTGGAACCCTGAACGGTTCAACCTCCACAGACCGGACAAATTACTGGGAGGATCTCCCGAACAATTATCTGGAACTGGCACTCTGGCTGGAGTCCGACCGGATGGGATGGCTCTTGCCGGCAATGACTCAGAGCAAGCTGGACAACCAGCGGAATGTAGTCAAAAATGAACGTCGCCAGAATTATGAAAACCGGCCGTATGGGCTTGCGCATGAAGCTATTTTCAAAAACCTGTATCCGGAGGGCCACCCGTATCACTGGATGACCATTGGCTCCATGGAAGATCTGTCCAACGCCTCGCTGGAGGACGTAAAGGAATTCTTCCGCTCCTATTATCATCCGGCCAATGCAAGCTTGGTAGTTGCCGGGGATTTCGAACCCGCAGAAGCGAAGTCATTGGTAAAAAAATATTTTGGGCCCATCGATGCCGGGCCGGAAGTGGAACCACTGAACCCCGGAGAAGCGGATCTTTCGGGAGAGAAACGGATCGTACAGGAGGATCAGGTCCAGTTACCGCGCCTCTACATGGCGTTTCAGACGCCGGCCTTTTTTGAGCCTGGGGATGCTGCTATGGATGTGTTGAGTTCGGCGCTAACCGGTGGTAAAAACAGCAGGCTTTATAAAACACTGGTTTTCGAAAAGCGAATTGCCAAAGATGTGAACGCAGCGCAATGGTCGCGTCTCCTGGAGAGCCAGTATATGATTACCGCCACCGCCACACCGGGCCACTCGCTTGGAGAACTGGAAGACGCTATCTGGGCGGAAATCGAGAAGATCCAACAGGAAGCTATTACTGATCGGGAAGTGGAAAAGGCGGTAAACTCCTATGAAGCATCCTTTATCTATCAATTACAGCGTGTCGGCGGGTTCGGCGGTGTGGCTGACCGGCTTCAGGTATTTAATTTTCACCAGAATGAACCAGGGTTTTTTAATAAGAACCTGGAACGGTACAAAGAGGTGACCCCGGAGGATGTGAAAGCCGTGGCCAACAAATTTCTTAAACCGGATGCGCGGGTCGTGTTAAGCGTCGTTCCGGAAGGAAAACTGGATCTACAGGCATCAGCGGAATAA
- a CDS encoding insulinase family protein — protein MKTIRFLTIIGIIGILIIGCGSTKEQTTTTTSMEGEMQQKSMEDGATSFEVNGLKVITKRTPGNPVIATGFYLDSGTRYEPVDLAGIERFMFETATRGTESLSKDELNARLESMGTDIGTEVTYDYNGLTMTSLQRNFDESWSLYADILLNPTFPEAEVELVRQQQLNAIKSEQDDPDSYLQRISNDLYYEGHPYAVSLNGTTESIEGFSSEALSEYHTKNVVKSRGVLIVVGDISPSDVRAKAAELASALTAGTGEYSTEEIMSFDAGVADLKIISRDLPTNYIRGLCIAPAPGSDDYPAFFAAMNILDDKLFEEIRTKRNLSYAPASGISVRKENYGILYVTTVAPDTTIKVMFETIDGMIAEPLPEKELTDMITQTITRELMGQETAAAQRSELARYEIVGGDWRKSESYINELKQVTPEAVQASMAKYARNFHFGVVGDSTKIDRELFTSK, from the coding sequence ATTATTGGATGTGGCTCCACCAAAGAACAGACAACCACCACCACTTCCATGGAAGGTGAAATGCAGCAGAAATCGATGGAGGACGGGGCTACCTCTTTTGAAGTGAACGGACTCAAAGTGATAACCAAACGGACGCCGGGGAATCCTGTGATTGCAACGGGATTCTACCTGGACAGTGGGACCCGGTATGAGCCGGTAGACCTCGCCGGTATCGAACGGTTCATGTTCGAAACCGCCACCCGGGGCACTGAGTCCCTTTCCAAAGATGAACTGAATGCCCGGCTGGAATCCATGGGCACGGATATCGGCACAGAAGTCACGTACGATTACAACGGACTGACGATGACATCATTGCAGCGTAATTTTGACGAATCCTGGAGTTTGTACGCAGATATCCTTCTGAATCCCACTTTTCCGGAAGCGGAAGTCGAACTCGTCAGACAACAACAGCTGAACGCCATCAAATCCGAACAGGATGATCCTGACAGTTACCTGCAGAGGATTTCTAACGATCTCTATTACGAAGGCCACCCGTATGCCGTCAGCCTGAACGGCACAACAGAATCTATCGAGGGTTTTTCCAGCGAAGCACTTTCCGAATACCATACGAAGAATGTCGTGAAGTCACGGGGTGTGCTCATTGTAGTGGGAGATATCTCTCCATCGGATGTCCGCGCCAAAGCTGCCGAATTAGCATCTGCGTTAACCGCGGGCACTGGTGAATACTCCACAGAGGAAATAATGAGTTTTGACGCAGGCGTAGCCGATCTGAAAATCATCTCCCGTGATCTCCCGACAAATTATATCCGGGGGCTGTGTATTGCGCCTGCCCCGGGTTCGGATGACTATCCGGCCTTCTTTGCAGCCATGAATATCCTGGACGACAAACTGTTCGAAGAGATCCGAACCAAGCGGAATCTCTCCTACGCGCCGGCATCCGGTATTTCCGTGCGCAAAGAGAATTACGGAATCCTGTATGTCACCACCGTTGCGCCGGACACTACGATTAAGGTGATGTTCGAGACTATCGATGGAATGATCGCGGAACCGCTCCCTGAGAAGGAGCTGACCGACATGATTACGCAGACTATCACCAGGGAACTGATGGGACAGGAGACCGCGGCCGCCCAGCGAAGCGAACTGGCTCGGTATGAGATCGTCGGTGGCGATTGGCGGAAGTCCGAGTCGTATATCAACGAACTAAAGCAGGTGACCCCGGAGGCGGTGCAGGCGAGTATGGCGAAATACGCCCGGAATTTCCACTTTGGCGTGGTCGGCGATTCCACGAAGATTGACCGGGAGTTGTTTACGAGTAAGTAA